Proteins encoded within one genomic window of Geotalea daltonii FRC-32:
- a CDS encoding response regulator has translation MKKILIAEDSNTMRSLLISTIDSMDRYEIVEAASGFEALRLLPREQVHLIITDINMPDINGLELISYVRNNPNYQDIPLFIISTESSDKDLEKGLALGANEYLVKPFDPVKLQELIGRYLG, from the coding sequence GTGAAAAAGATATTGATAGCAGAAGACTCTAATACCATGCGCTCATTGCTGATCTCAACAATAGACTCCATGGACAGATACGAAATCGTCGAAGCAGCCAGCGGGTTCGAGGCTCTTCGTCTGTTGCCCCGCGAACAGGTTCACCTCATCATCACCGATATAAACATGCCTGATATAAATGGTCTTGAATTGATAAGCTATGTGAGAAACAACCCCAACTATCAAGATATCCCTCTTTTCATCATATCGACGGAAAGCAGTGACAAGGATCTTGAGAAGGGACTCGCCCTTGGTGCCAATGAATACCTGGTAAAACCCTTCGATCCTGTCAAGCTGCAGGAACTCATTGGCAGATATCTTGGGTAA